A part of Pseudoliparis swirei isolate HS2019 ecotype Mariana Trench chromosome 8, NWPU_hadal_v1, whole genome shotgun sequence genomic DNA contains:
- the LOC130198215 gene encoding tripartite motif-containing protein 16-like: protein MEQKGVQLDRETFSCSICLDLLKDPVTIPCGHSYCMNCIKAHWEEEEGKKLLSCPQCRQTFTLRPVLLKSTMLAALVEQLKKTGLQAAPADHCYAGAEDVACDVCTGRRLKAFKSCLQCVVSLCEKHLQPHYDAPAYEKHKLVEPSNQLQENICSRHKEEMKIFCRTDQQCICYLCLMDEHKGHDTVSAAAERTERQRELEGSRLNIQQRIQDREKDLKLLHQEVEALNLSADKTVEDSEKIFTELIRLMENRSSDVKQQVRSRQRTEVSRVQELQEKLEQEITELKRNEAELKLLSHTEDLKQFLHYPSLSPRAESTHSSGIDIRPLRHFEDVTAAVSEVRDKLQDVLGDKWTNVSLAVTEVDDLLSPSQAEPETRAGFLRYSCDITLDPNTAYTRLLLSDGNRKATCMREEQSYSSHSDRFTTCEQVLSRESLTGRCYWEVEWRGRVYVAVSYKNISRTGSGDECGFGYNNKSWALYCLNNSFIFLHNNVQTPVSGPQSSRLGVYLDHRAGILSFYSVSDTMTLLHRVQTTFTQPLYAGLGLYYSPGATVEFSKLK, encoded by the coding sequence atggagcagaaaggagttcagctggatcgggaaaccttctcttgttccatctgtctggatctcctgaaggatccggtgactattccctgtggacacagctactgcatgaactgtattaaagcccattgggaggaagaggaggggaagaaactcctcagctgccctcagtgtaggcagaccttcacactgaggcctgtcctgctgaagagcaccatgttggcagctctagtggagcagctgaagaagactggactccaagctgctcctgctgaccactgctatgctggagctgaagatgtggcctgtgatgtctgcactgggaggagactgaaggcctTCAAGTCCTGTCTGCAATGTGTGGTCTCCTTATGTGAGAAACACCTCCAGCCTCATTATGATGCACCTGCATATGagaaacacaagctggtggagccctccaaccagctccaggagaacatctgctctcgtcataaagaggagatgaagatctTCTGCCGTACTGATCAGCAGTGTATCTGCTACCTCTGCTTAATGGATGAACATAAAGGCCACGACAcagtctcagctgcagcagaaaggaccgagaggcagagagagctggaggggagtcgactcaacatccagcagagaatccaggaccgagagaaagacctgaagctgctccatcaggaggtggaggccctcaacctctctgctgataaaacagtggaggacagtgagaagatcttcactgagctgatccggctcatggagaacagaagctctgacgtgaagcagcaggtcagatcccggcagagaactgaagtgagtcgagtccaagagcttcaggagaagctggagcaggagatcactgagctgaagaggaacgaggctgagctgaagctgctgtcacacacagaggatctcaagcagtttctccactacccctcactgtcaccacgcgctgagtctacacactcgtccggcatcgatatccgtcctctgagacactttgaggacgtgacggcggctgtgtcagaagtcagagataaactacaggacgttctgggggacaagtggacaaacgtctcactggcagtgactgaagtggacgatttactgtctccttcacaagcagagcccgagaccagagctggattcttaaggtattcatgtgacatcactctggatccaaacacagcaTACACACGTCTGTTATTATCTGATGGGAACAGAAAAGCAACATGTATGAGAGAAGAACAGTCTTATTctagtcactcagacaggttcaCTACATGTGAGCAGGTCCTgagtagagagagtctgactggacgttgttactgggaggtggagtggagaggAAGAGTTTATGTAGCCGTCTCATACAAGAATATCAGCAGAACAGGGAGCGGGGATGAATGTGGGTTTGGATACAATAATAAATCTTGGGCGTTATATTGTCTCAATAACAGTTTTATATTTCTTCACAACAATGTCCAAACTCCCGTCTCTGGTCCTCAGTCCTCCAGATTAGGAgtgtacctggatcacagagcaggtattctgtccttctacagcgtctctgacaccatgactctcctccacagagtccagaccacattcactcagcctctctatgcTGGACTTGGGTTGTATTATTCTCCTGGAGCCACTGTTGAGTTCAGTAAACTCAAATAG